TCCTGGTAGAGCCGGCCATGCGGAGCCTCGTCGACCTTGCGCGCGCCCTCCGCCGTGATCGCGACGACATCGCCGTTGCCGGCGCGCAGCACATGCTTGACGCCGAGGCTGCGGGCGAAGGTTTCATGCTCGGCGAGGTGCAGGTCCTCGCCATGTGCGGGGATCGCGATCTGCGGCTTCAGCCAGCCGTACAGCCGGGCCATCTCCTCACGGCGGGGGTGGCCGGAGACATGGACGAGATGGGTGCGGTCGGTGATGATCTCGATCCGGTCGCGCGCCAGCGCATTCAGGATGTTGCCGACCGCCTTCTCGTTGCCCGGGATGGTGCGCGATGAGAAGATGACCCGATCGCCCGGCGACAGCGCGATCTCGGGATGATCGTCCGAAGCGATGCGCGAGAGCGCGGCACGCGGCTCGCCCTGGCTGCCGGTCACCAGCGCCACGACCTTGTCGCGCGGCAGGTAGCCATAGGCGTCGACCGGGCGGAAGCCGGGGATGCCGTCGAGATAACCGCATTCGCGTGCGACATCGATGACCCTGTCCATGGCCCGGCCGACGACGACGACCTCGCGGTCATTCGCTATCGCGGCCTCGGCGACGGCACGCAGGCGCGCGACATTGGAGGCGAAGGTGGTGACGGCGACGCGGCCCGGCGCCGAGGCCACCAGTTCCTTGAGCTTGGCTGCGACATCCGCCTCGCTCGGGCTGGTGCCGTCGCGCATGACGTTCGTCGAATCGCAGACCAGCGCCAGCACCCCCTCTTCGCCGAGCTCGCGCAGGCGCTTCTCGTTGGTCGGCAGGCCGACGCGCGGCGTCGGATCGATCTTCCAGTCGCCGGTATGGACGACGAGCCCTGCCGGCGTGCGGATGGCGAGTGCGTTCGATTCGGGGATGGAATGCGCGACCGGCACGAACTCGATGTCGAACGGGCCGAGCGTGACGAACCCGCCCTGCGGCACGACATTGATCTCGACCTTGGGCGCGCCCGGCTCCGACAGGCGGCGCGTTGCGAGCAGGCCAGCGGCGAAGGGCGTGCAGTAGACCGGTGCGCGCAGGGAGGGCCAGAGTGCCGCGAGCGCGCCGATATGGTCCTCATGCGCATGGGTGATGACGATGCCCAGCAGGTTCGCCCGTTCCTCGATGATGTAGCGCAGATCGGGCAGGACGATATCGACGCCCGGTGCCTCCGGCCCGGCGAAAGACAGGCCGCAATCGACCAGAATCCATTTGCGCCGCCCCTCCGGCCCGAAGCCGTAAAGGGCGGCGTTCATCCCGATCTCGCCGAGGCCGCCGAGGGGAACGAAGACGAGCTGGTCGCTGGAACGGGTCACGGATGATCCTGCAGGCACGGAGAACCGCCCGCAGCATGCCTCATCGCATGCCGGTCGCGGCTTCCTGGAATCTGTTTCGGAAAACGCGGGTCATCCCGGACGAAGCGAAGCGAAGATCCGGGATCCATGCCGGAACCTTTCCGGTCGGCATTCCGGCATGGATCCCGGGTCGTCCTTCGGCCGCCCGGGATGACCACGTTGAACCGGGAATTTCCTTTAGCACGGTGGCGGCGCGGCAGGCCAGCGTCGCCACCTGCCACCTCAAGGCGCCCCGAAGAACAGATCGCCCGCATCGATGATGCGGCGGCCGGTCTCGGTTTCGAGTTCGAGGCGTCCGGAGGCGTCGAGGCTGTTGAAGCGGCCTGCGAGAGGGCCTTCCGGCAGGCGGATGGTGATGGTCTCGCCGAGGAAGGCGGCGCGTTCGAGCCAGGCGGCGCGGATCGGGCCGAAGCCGCCCGGCTGGGACCAGACGGCAAAGCGCTGGGCGAAAGCGTCACTGAGGCCCGTCAGCACGGTCTCGACACTGGCCTGTGGCGCCAACGCCTTGAGGAAGGTCGCCGGATAGGGCGTCTCCGACGGGCAGGAGGCGATATTGACGCCGCAGCCGACGATGACGTTGAGCCGCCCTGCCCGGCTCTCGCCCTCCAGCAGCAGGCCTGACGTCTTGGCGCGGTCGAGCAGCAGGTCGTTCGGCCATTTGAGCTTCAATCCGGAGGCGGCCGGGCCGAGCAGCTTCGCGGCGGCATCGTGCAGGGCCAAGCCCACCACGAAGCCGAGTTGCGGCGCCAGCGCCGGCTCGCAGGGGTCGGTCAGCAGAAGGCTGGCGTAGAGATTGCCGGGCGGTGATCCCCATTGCCGGCCATGACGGCCCCTACCCGCATTCTGGCTGCGGGCGACGATCCAGAGCTTGCCCGGCTCGCCCTGATCGAGCGCGCGACGGGCCTCCTCCATGGTGGAGCCGACCTCGTCGCGGATGATCAGCCGGTAGCCGGCAGCGCGAGCCGCTTCACCGAGCATGGACCCATCCGGCAAGGACGAGACCGTCATTCTCGGGCGAATCGAAGCGCAGACCCGAGAATCTCTGGCAGGAGATGCTCGGATCAAGCCCGAGCATGACGAGCCTGTCGCTCAAAACAGCGACTTCGCCGCCGCAGCCGCCGTATCGAAGAGCGGCGCCGGCAGGAACGAGAGCGCCAGCACGAAGACGGCCGAGACCAGCAGCACGGTGCGCACGCCGAGATCCGCCTTCTCGAAGGCCGGCTTCGGATCGTCGAAATACATCACCTTCACCAGGCGCAGGTAATAGTAGGCACCGACGACGCTGGTGAGCACGCCGACGACGGCGAGCACATAGAGCTTGGCATTGATCGCGGCCAAGAAGACGTACCACTTCGCCCAGAAGCCGGCGAGCGGCGGGATACCGGCGAGCGAAAACATCATCATCGACATCGCAAACGCCATCCAGCCATTGGTGCGGGACAGGCCGGCGAGTTCCGAGATGTCCTCGACCAGCTTGCCGTCGCGGCGCATCATCAGCACGCAGGCGAAGGCGGCGAGCGTCGTGGCGAGATAGATCGCCATATAGGTCATCACGCCCTGCACGCCCTCGGCCGTGCCGGCGGCGAGCCCGACCAGCGCATAGCCCATGTTGGCGATCGAGGAGTAGGCGAGCAGGCGCTTGATGTTGCGCTGGCCGATCGCGGCGAAGGCGCCGAGAGCCATCGAGGCGATCGAGATGAAGACGATGATCTGGCGCCAATCGTTGATCGCGCCCGGGAAAGCGCCGATGAAGACGCGGATCACCATCGCCATGGCGGCCATCTTGGGCGCCGAGGCGAAGAAGGCGGCGACCGGGGTCGGCGCGCCCTCATAGACGTCCGGCGTCCACATGTGGAACGGCACGGCCGAGATCTTGAAGGCAAGGCCGGCGGCGATGAAGACGATTCCGAAGATCAGGCCGATGCCGGCATGGCCGCCCTGGGTCGCGGCCGCGATGCCCGGGAAGGTGACGGTGCCGGTGAAGCCGTAGACCAGCGAGCCGCCATAGAGCAGCATGCCGGAGGACAGCGCCCCGAGCACGAAATACTTCAGGCCGGCCTCGGTGGACTTCGCGTTGTCGCGGTCGAAGGCGGCGACCACATAGAGCGCCAGAGACTGCAGCTCGAGGCCGACATAGAGGCTGATGAGATCGTTCGCCGAGATCATCATCATCATGCCGATGGTCGAGAGCACGACGAGGATCGGGAATTCGAAGCGCATCGTGCCTTGGCGCCGCAGCGTATCGGCCGAGAGCAGGATGGCGGCGCCGGCGCCGAGCAGCGTCAGCACCTTCATGAAGCGGCCGAAGCCGTCGGCGATGAAGCCGTCGTTGAAGGTCAGCATCTTGCCGGTGCCTGAGACGACCAGCGCCAGCGCGACCGCCAGCAGCAGCAGCGCGAGGCCCTCCAGCAGGCGCGTGGAGCGCTCGCCCTGGATCGCGCCGACCAGCACCATTACGATGGCGCCGATGGCGAGGATGATTTCCGGCAGGGCCGGGCCGAGAGCGGGCAGAGCCATGACGAAACCTTACTGCACGGCCGCCACCGCCGTCTTCGCGGCGGTGAGCGCGGCCTGATAGTTCTTGATGAGCGCTTCGGTCGGCGCCGCGAAGGCGTCGAGGATCGTGTGCGGCTGCACGCCATACCAGATCGTCAGCAGGACGAGCGGCACCAGGATCGCGATCTCGCGGCCGTTCAGGTCCTTGATGTCCTTGAGCTCGGGCTTCACCAGCTCGCCGAACACAACGCGGCGATAGAGCCATAGCGCATAGCCAGCCGAGAGGATGACGCCGGAGGTCGCGAAGAAGGCGACCCAGGGATTGGCGCGGAAGGCGCCGACCAGCGTCAGGAACTCGCCGACGAAGCCGGCCGTGCCGGGCAGGCCGACATTCGCCATGGTGAAGACCATGAAGACCACGGCATAGATCGGCATCCGGTTCACCAGACCGCCATAGGCGGCGATCTCGCGGGTGTGCATGCGGTCGTAGATCACGCCGACGCAGAGGAAGAGCGCGCCGGAGACCAGCCCGTGGCTCATCATCTGGAACATCGCGCCCTGGATGCCCTGCGGCGTCAGGGTGAACAGCCCCATGGTGACGAAGCCCATATGCGCCACCGAGGAGTAGGCGATCAGCTTC
Above is a genomic segment from Bosea sp. NBC_00550 containing:
- the nuoN gene encoding NADH-quinone oxidoreductase subunit NuoN, with the translated sequence MALPALGPALPEIILAIGAIVMVLVGAIQGERSTRLLEGLALLLLAVALALVVSGTGKMLTFNDGFIADGFGRFMKVLTLLGAGAAILLSADTLRRQGTMRFEFPILVVLSTIGMMMMISANDLISLYVGLELQSLALYVVAAFDRDNAKSTEAGLKYFVLGALSSGMLLYGGSLVYGFTGTVTFPGIAAATQGGHAGIGLIFGIVFIAAGLAFKISAVPFHMWTPDVYEGAPTPVAAFFASAPKMAAMAMVIRVFIGAFPGAINDWRQIIVFISIASMALGAFAAIGQRNIKRLLAYSSIANMGYALVGLAAGTAEGVQGVMTYMAIYLATTLAAFACVLMMRRDGKLVEDISELAGLSRTNGWMAFAMSMMMFSLAGIPPLAGFWAKWYVFLAAINAKLYVLAVVGVLTSVVGAYYYLRLVKVMYFDDPKPAFEKADLGVRTVLLVSAVFVLALSFLPAPLFDTAAAAAKSLF
- a CDS encoding ribonuclease J; translation: MTRSSDQLVFVPLGGLGEIGMNAALYGFGPEGRRKWILVDCGLSFAGPEAPGVDIVLPDLRYIIEERANLLGIVITHAHEDHIGALAALWPSLRAPVYCTPFAAGLLATRRLSEPGAPKVEINVVPQGGFVTLGPFDIEFVPVAHSIPESNALAIRTPAGLVVHTGDWKIDPTPRVGLPTNEKRLRELGEEGVLALVCDSTNVMRDGTSPSEADVAAKLKELVASAPGRVAVTTFASNVARLRAVAEAAIANDREVVVVGRAMDRVIDVARECGYLDGIPGFRPVDAYGYLPRDKVVALVTGSQGEPRAALSRIASDDHPEIALSPGDRVIFSSRTIPGNEKAVGNILNALARDRIEIITDRTHLVHVSGHPRREEMARLYGWLKPQIAIPAHGEDLHLAEHETFARSLGVKHVLRAGNGDVVAITAEGARKVDEAPHGRLYQDGSLLVNALEKTISERRRLSFAGVVSIAVAIDEKGGISGEPEIAVLGLPPRTRDGTDFDEYVADTVAELLEGIPKARRRDPEALRNALERGVRSAVNEEWGKKPLVHALVIEV
- a CDS encoding biotin--[acetyl-CoA-carboxylase] ligase; this translates as MLGEAARAAGYRLIIRDEVGSTMEEARRALDQGEPGKLWIVARSQNAGRGRHGRQWGSPPGNLYASLLLTDPCEPALAPQLGFVVGLALHDAAAKLLGPAASGLKLKWPNDLLLDRAKTSGLLLEGESRAGRLNVIVGCGVNIASCPSETPYPATFLKALAPQASVETVLTGLSDAFAQRFAVWSQPGGFGPIRAAWLERAAFLGETITIRLPEGPLAGRFNSLDASGRLELETETGRRIIDAGDLFFGAP